One window from the genome of Phycisphaerales bacterium encodes:
- the lipA gene encoding lipoyl synthase, giving the protein MAVAPQADSQPTPPVTQPRHVRPAGGNPLRRVDKPVLSLTSRVLNNEGPQHLANKRKPSWLKAKLPGGPGYEKVKAIMDEHGLFTVCQEAGCPNMGECWARGVATIMILGDTCTRACGFCNVKTGRPPVLDKDEPRRVAESLRLMHEQAKLKHVVITSVNRDELADGGAGIWAETIMRGREACPGMSLEVLIPDFEGNWAALQMVIDAQPHIINHNLECVRRMYPAVRPSAKFDRSLELLRRVKEQGGVAKTGIMVGIGEKDEEVLALFDDVLQGTRAAGPDGTEDACDILTIGQYLQPTRNHLPIDRWVHPDTFAMYKEEGLKRGFKVIESGPLVRSSYHADHQADVLSTIEAERARRHHESTP; this is encoded by the coding sequence ATGGCCGTTGCCCCGCAAGCAGACTCCCAGCCGACGCCGCCCGTGACCCAGCCGAGGCACGTCCGTCCGGCCGGGGGCAATCCCTTACGCCGCGTCGACAAGCCGGTGCTCAGCCTCACCAGCCGGGTCCTGAACAACGAGGGACCCCAGCACCTCGCCAACAAGCGCAAGCCCAGCTGGCTGAAGGCCAAGCTGCCCGGCGGGCCGGGCTACGAGAAGGTCAAGGCCATCATGGACGAGCACGGCTTGTTCACGGTCTGCCAGGAGGCAGGCTGCCCCAACATGGGCGAGTGCTGGGCCCGCGGCGTGGCCACCATCATGATCCTGGGCGACACCTGCACCCGGGCCTGCGGCTTCTGCAACGTCAAGACCGGCCGGCCCCCCGTGCTCGACAAGGACGAGCCCCGCCGCGTGGCCGAGAGCCTTCGGCTGATGCACGAGCAGGCCAAGCTCAAGCACGTGGTCATCACCAGCGTGAACCGCGACGAGCTGGCCGACGGCGGCGCGGGCATCTGGGCCGAGACCATCATGCGTGGCCGCGAGGCGTGCCCCGGCATGTCGCTCGAGGTCCTCATCCCCGACTTCGAGGGCAACTGGGCGGCTCTCCAGATGGTCATCGACGCCCAGCCCCACATCATCAACCACAACCTCGAGTGCGTCCGCCGCATGTATCCGGCCGTACGCCCGAGCGCGAAGTTCGACCGCTCGCTTGAGCTGCTCCGTCGCGTCAAGGAGCAGGGCGGCGTGGCCAAGACCGGCATCATGGTCGGCATCGGCGAGAAGGACGAAGAGGTGCTCGCCCTCTTCGACGACGTCCTCCAGGGCACCCGCGCTGCCGGCCCCGACGGCACCGAGGACGCCTGCGACATCCTCACCATCGGCCAGTACCTGCAGCCCACCCGCAACCACCTGCCCATCGATCGGTGGGTGCACCCGGACACCTTCGCGATGTACAAGGAAGAGGGGCTGAAGCGCGGCTTCAAGGTCATCGAGAGCGGCCCGCTGGTGCGGTCGAGCTACCACGCCGATCACCAGGCGGACGTCTTGAGCACGATTGAGGCGGAGCGGGCACGGCGCCACCACGAATCCACTCCATAA
- a CDS encoding DMT family transporter, whose product MTDAPSSSTNAPSQLGGVFLVILTLLGWSSIPLFLRYFAEDIDGWTSNGWRYGFAALIWLPVLVVVGLRKKLPAGLFKLALVPAAFNIVGQVCFTWAHYMLDPGMLTFALRAHIVFVTVGAALLFASEREVIRRPLFLLGIVLVVGGTSATILFAPDKPSTASEASGVLADSPGTARLVGVTLSIAAGGLFACYALSVRKFMQGVNSIIAFAAISQYTAFAMVGLMLGLGTAYGMTALPDAWADDGALSVLGFWLLLASSIIGIALGHVAYYMSINRLGVAVASGVIQLQPFVVSIASLVMFKELLTGGQWVAGAIAVAGAGSMLWSQHRASRGKPPLLAIGRHRRSVMTPEDLPADHVAAAAEAEDEPTPAIRG is encoded by the coding sequence GTGACCGACGCTCCATCGAGTAGCACGAACGCCCCGAGCCAGCTCGGCGGCGTCTTCCTCGTCATCCTGACGCTGCTGGGCTGGTCGAGCATCCCGCTCTTCCTGCGATACTTTGCCGAGGACATCGACGGCTGGACCAGCAACGGCTGGCGCTACGGCTTCGCGGCCCTCATCTGGCTGCCCGTCCTGGTTGTCGTTGGCTTGCGGAAGAAGCTGCCCGCGGGACTCTTCAAGCTCGCCCTCGTGCCCGCGGCGTTCAACATCGTGGGCCAGGTGTGCTTCACGTGGGCCCACTACATGCTCGACCCGGGCATGCTGACGTTCGCGCTGCGGGCCCACATCGTGTTCGTTACGGTCGGGGCGGCCCTGCTCTTCGCGAGCGAACGCGAGGTCATCCGCCGGCCGTTGTTCCTGCTGGGCATCGTGCTGGTCGTCGGCGGCACGAGCGCGACGATCTTGTTTGCACCCGACAAGCCCTCGACCGCCAGCGAGGCCAGCGGCGTGCTGGCCGACAGCCCGGGCACGGCGCGACTCGTCGGCGTCACGCTCTCGATCGCGGCCGGCGGGCTGTTTGCCTGCTATGCCCTGAGCGTGCGCAAGTTCATGCAGGGCGTGAACTCGATCATCGCGTTCGCAGCCATCAGCCAGTACACCGCATTCGCGATGGTGGGCCTGATGCTGGGGCTCGGTACGGCCTACGGCATGACGGCCCTGCCCGACGCGTGGGCCGACGACGGCGCGCTCAGCGTGCTGGGCTTCTGGTTGCTGCTGGCCAGCAGCATCATCGGCATCGCGCTCGGGCACGTGGCGTACTACATGTCGATCAATCGCCTTGGCGTCGCGGTTGCCAGCGGCGTCATCCAGCTCCAGCCCTTCGTGGTCAGCATCGCCAGCCTCGTGATGTTCAAGGAACTGCTCACGGGCGGCCAGTGGGTCGCCGGCGCGATCGCCGTCGCGGGCGCGGGCTCGATGCTGTGGAGCCAGCACCGCGCGTCGCGAGGCAAGCCCCCGCTGCTGGCGATCGGCCGGCATCGAAGGTCAGTCATGACGCCAGAAGACCTGCCCGCCGATCACGTGGCGGCTGCGGCGGAAGCCGAAGACGAGCCCACGCCTGCAATCAGGGGTTGA
- a CDS encoding DUF4190 domain-containing protein, which produces MADYYYTDANRQPAGPVPLDELRSMFQEGKLANGALVAEVGASEWKPAAEVLGGSSTTAPPYSAPPVTPTAVIGSTQEPFEPLAGWAFGLGLASWLCISILGAIPGAILGHMALGKMKREGNNNQAAKVLAIIGLVLSYVQIGGTVVMIGFFGLMAAAGGFNP; this is translated from the coding sequence ATGGCCGACTACTACTACACCGACGCGAACCGCCAGCCGGCCGGCCCCGTGCCGCTCGACGAGCTCCGCTCGATGTTCCAGGAGGGCAAGCTCGCCAATGGCGCGCTCGTGGCCGAAGTGGGCGCCAGCGAGTGGAAGCCCGCCGCAGAAGTCCTGGGGGGATCAAGCACCACGGCTCCGCCGTACTCGGCACCGCCCGTCACGCCCACCGCCGTGATCGGCAGCACGCAGGAGCCGTTCGAGCCGCTGGCCGGCTGGGCGTTTGGCTTGGGACTTGCGTCCTGGTTGTGCATCAGCATCCTCGGAGCGATTCCCGGCGCGATCCTGGGGCACATGGCGCTGGGCAAGATGAAGCGCGAGGGCAACAACAACCAAGCTGCCAAGGTGCTGGCCATCATCGGACTCGTGCTGAGCTACGTGCAGATCGGCGGAACGGTCGTCATGATCGGCTTCTTCGGCCTGATGGCTGCCGCGGGCGGGTTCAACCCCTGA
- a CDS encoding lysophospholipid acyltransferase family protein: MARKKDLPNRGLPAPVVIAGMAGVRIFVGSLAAPPWPIVRTVARSAGCYYATRAMNRKRLDRARTHLRMAFPDASPERVEQLAVESYQHLFLLGAEMARSPRTMSTDSVLGHVEFHNVERGLNAIVSGRPCILMTGHCGNWEVLATTAALLGIPMHAIYRPMDFEPLDRWIRRERSRPGVIMVDKFGAMHQLPKLMEQGACPAFVADQNAGDRGVFVPYFGRLASSYKSIGLLAMKFGAVIICGAAHRIPSSDGDTRYRFTIHDTFGPEDWSEHPDPVFYLTARYRRALETAVREAPEQYLWMYRIWKSRPRHERLDKPFPDKLREHLRLLPWMTEEEAAAIEERSERDRAIVREGGLI; the protein is encoded by the coding sequence GTGGCCCGCAAGAAGGACCTGCCCAACCGTGGATTGCCCGCCCCCGTCGTGATCGCCGGGATGGCGGGCGTTCGCATTTTCGTGGGTTCGCTCGCCGCTCCGCCGTGGCCGATCGTCCGCACCGTTGCCCGGTCTGCCGGTTGCTACTACGCGACGCGGGCGATGAACCGCAAGAGGCTCGACCGCGCCCGGACGCATTTGCGGATGGCCTTCCCGGATGCGAGCCCCGAGCGTGTCGAGCAGCTCGCCGTCGAGTCGTACCAGCACTTGTTCCTGCTCGGTGCCGAGATGGCCCGCAGCCCCCGCACGATGAGCACCGACAGCGTGCTGGGCCACGTCGAGTTTCACAACGTCGAGCGCGGGCTCAACGCCATCGTCTCGGGTCGCCCCTGCATCCTCATGACCGGCCACTGCGGCAACTGGGAGGTGCTGGCAACGACCGCCGCCCTCCTCGGCATCCCCATGCACGCGATCTATCGCCCGATGGACTTCGAGCCGCTCGACCGGTGGATCCGCCGGGAGCGAAGCCGGCCCGGCGTCATCATGGTCGACAAGTTCGGCGCCATGCACCAGCTTCCCAAGCTCATGGAGCAAGGCGCTTGCCCGGCCTTCGTGGCCGACCAGAACGCCGGCGATCGCGGCGTGTTCGTGCCGTACTTCGGCCGTCTGGCCAGCAGCTACAAGTCGATCGGCCTGCTGGCCATGAAGTTCGGGGCGGTCATCATCTGCGGGGCGGCCCACCGCATCCCCAGCAGCGACGGCGACACGCGGTATCGCTTCACCATCCACGACACGTTCGGCCCCGAGGACTGGTCGGAGCACCCCGACCCGGTCTTCTACCTCACCGCCCGCTACCGGCGGGCACTCGAGACCGCCGTGCGCGAGGCCCCCGAGCAATACTTGTGGATGTACCGCATCTGGAAGAGCCGCCCGCGGCACGAGCGGCTCGACAAGCCCTTTCCAGACAAGCTCAGGGAGCACCTGCGATTGCTCCCGTGGATGACCGAGGAAGAGGCCGCCGCGATCGAAGAGCGCAGCGAGCGCGACCGCGCCATCGTGCGAGAGGGCGGTCTGATTTAG
- the gatC gene encoding Asp-tRNA(Asn)/Glu-tRNA(Gln) amidotransferase subunit GatC codes for MSSDAPPPAQTTIDVRKVARLARLDVADADVPALTRELASILGHARGLDALDLDGVEPLSHPSDLDAPLAEDVAGGELSRDALEHIAPSMDGSFIEVPKVLGGQGGA; via the coding sequence ATGAGCAGCGACGCCCCACCACCAGCCCAAACAACCATCGACGTCCGCAAGGTTGCTCGCCTGGCACGGCTCGACGTCGCCGATGCCGACGTGCCGGCGTTGACGCGCGAGCTGGCGTCGATCTTGGGCCACGCACGCGGGCTCGACGCGCTCGATCTCGACGGCGTCGAGCCGCTCTCGCACCCGAGCGACCTCGATGCGCCCCTCGCCGAGGACGTCGCCGGCGGCGAGTTGTCTCGCGACGCGCTCGAACACATCGCACCGAGCATGGATGGGTCGTTCATCGAGGTACCGAAGGTGCTGGGCGGCCAGGGCGGGGCCTGA
- the gmk gene encoding guanylate kinase — protein sequence MSEPPRRPADHPSKHRLPTDTDDGLLVVMSGPSGVGKTTIARAVDRAIPDALFSVSATTRAQTSADVEGVDYHFVDEAEFRAMIEQDEFLEWAEVFGRLYGTPRAWVDEQLRRGRVVICDIDVEGARQIKAKMPDALTMFVLPPSEDELLERLRARKREGEDAIQRRFAEAKREIAAARASGVYEHFLVNEDLDASIMQALALVTNARARTKR from the coding sequence ATGTCCGAGCCCCCGCGACGACCAGCCGATCATCCGTCGAAGCACCGGCTGCCGACCGATACCGACGACGGCTTGCTCGTCGTCATGAGCGGCCCCAGCGGCGTTGGCAAGACGACGATCGCCCGAGCGGTCGACCGCGCGATCCCCGACGCGCTCTTCAGCGTCTCGGCTACGACGCGGGCCCAGACCAGCGCCGACGTCGAGGGCGTGGACTACCACTTCGTCGACGAGGCCGAATTCCGCGCGATGATCGAGCAAGACGAGTTTCTCGAGTGGGCCGAGGTCTTTGGTCGGCTCTACGGCACGCCCAGGGCCTGGGTCGACGAGCAGCTCCGGCGCGGCAGGGTGGTCATCTGCGATATCGACGTCGAGGGCGCCCGGCAGATCAAGGCCAAGATGCCCGATGCGCTGACGATGTTCGTCCTGCCTCCCAGCGAGGACGAGCTGCTCGAACGCCTCCGGGCCCGCAAGCGCGAGGGCGAGGACGCCATCCAGCGCCGCTTCGCCGAGGCCAAGCGCGAGATCGCCGCCGCCCGGGCCAGCGGCGTGTACGAGCACTTTCTCGTGAACGAAGACCTGGACGCTTCGATCATGCAAGCACTCGCGCTCGTGACCAACGCGCGGGCACGGACGAAACGCTAG
- a CDS encoding Sua5/YciO/YrdC/YwlC family protein: MTPETSPTRIDAARDAAAVLDRGELVVLRTETVYGVFARGDQQRAVDRVRALPRRSGSWGTLTWHAPSVEAVLDAHERASIEASPALRRAMRRVWLGPITLRLHGEGVRELISAAGLLPGVADAQGDDGHALSVRVPDDTWTAMALQGAGGPIIGASAEPIDTGEAATPPGSCPKGLERVGVALVQDEGTTRFERHSTVLDVRPDGDWSMRAEGALSMQQVTEKLATLIVFVCTGNTCRSPMAQAIATSLLERRGQAHRAVAVSAGVAAMNGARATPEAVLAAEAVGASLSGHRSQPASQDLLERADVVYAMTSSHADAVRAQMPPAQRSKVHTLLGGEDVDDPIGGPQTLYDELARTFVGAIERRLEELGL, from the coding sequence GTGACCCCAGAGACTTCTCCAACACGAATCGACGCAGCTCGCGACGCCGCCGCCGTGCTGGACCGCGGCGAGTTGGTGGTCCTGCGCACCGAGACGGTCTACGGGGTCTTCGCGCGCGGCGATCAGCAACGGGCCGTCGATCGGGTGCGGGCATTGCCCAGGCGGAGCGGGAGCTGGGGCACGCTGACCTGGCACGCGCCGAGCGTTGAAGCCGTGCTCGACGCCCACGAGCGTGCGTCGATCGAGGCCTCGCCCGCGTTGCGGCGCGCCATGCGGCGGGTCTGGCTCGGGCCGATCACGCTGCGCCTGCACGGCGAGGGCGTCCGGGAGCTGATCTCGGCCGCCGGACTCCTACCCGGCGTCGCGGACGCACAGGGCGACGACGGGCACGCGCTGTCGGTCCGCGTGCCCGACGATACGTGGACGGCGATGGCCTTGCAGGGTGCCGGAGGTCCGATCATCGGCGCGTCCGCAGAACCCATCGATACGGGCGAAGCGGCGACCCCGCCCGGCTCGTGCCCCAAGGGGCTCGAGCGCGTGGGCGTGGCGCTGGTGCAGGACGAGGGCACGACTCGCTTCGAGAGGCACAGCACGGTGCTGGACGTCCGGCCCGATGGCGATTGGTCGATGCGGGCCGAAGGGGCGCTTTCGATGCAACAGGTGACCGAGAAGCTGGCGACGCTCATCGTCTTCGTGTGCACGGGCAACACGTGCCGCAGCCCGATGGCACAAGCCATCGCCACCAGCCTGCTTGAACGCCGCGGGCAAGCGCACCGGGCCGTCGCAGTGTCGGCAGGCGTGGCAGCCATGAACGGCGCACGGGCCACGCCCGAGGCGGTGCTCGCCGCCGAAGCGGTCGGGGCCTCGCTGTCGGGCCACCGCAGCCAGCCGGCGAGCCAGGACCTGCTCGAAAGGGCCGACGTGGTCTACGCCATGACGAGCAGCCATGCCGATGCCGTTCGGGCTCAGATGCCGCCGGCGCAGCGTTCCAAGGTCCACACGCTCCTGGGCGGCGAAGACGTCGACGATCCCATCGGCGGGCCGCAGACGCTCTATGATGAGCTGGCGCGGACGTTCGTCGGAGCGATCGAACGCCGCCTCGAGGAACTGGGACTATGA
- the rpiB gene encoding ribose 5-phosphate isomerase B: MKIAIGADHRGHEAARSLARALENMGHEVIVHNGGDAPENPQSCDYPERAHQVGGLVASGGADKGVLLCGSGIGMCIAANKVAGVRAALVHDEFTATMAKSHNDANVLCLSADMLGQRLIERMVEAWMTAEFEGGRHARRVAKIHAIERGENPSTVSSESVSA; the protein is encoded by the coding sequence ATGAAGATCGCCATTGGAGCCGACCACCGCGGCCACGAGGCCGCTCGCAGCCTGGCGCGGGCCCTTGAAAATATGGGCCACGAGGTCATCGTCCACAACGGCGGCGATGCCCCGGAGAATCCCCAGTCGTGTGATTACCCAGAACGAGCCCACCAAGTCGGCGGGCTCGTCGCCAGCGGTGGAGCCGACAAGGGCGTCCTGCTCTGCGGCTCGGGCATCGGCATGTGCATCGCCGCGAACAAGGTGGCCGGCGTCCGCGCGGCGCTCGTCCACGACGAGTTCACCGCGACCATGGCCAAGAGCCACAACGACGCCAACGTGCTGTGCCTCTCGGCCGACATGCTGGGGCAGCGTCTCATCGAGCGCATGGTCGAGGCGTGGATGACCGCCGAGTTCGAGGGGGGCCGACACGCCCGCCGCGTCGCCAAGATCCACGCCATCGAGCGCGGCGAGAATCCGTCGACCGTGAGCAGCGAGTCGGTCTCGGCCTAG
- a CDS encoding NAD(+)/NADH kinase, with translation MPDPAAPPTVTRVSLVVNSGKPEAVDAAKAVRRAIESHARLVGEFDSTDEHAALADGVDLAIVLGGDGTILGLARSAVEAGVAVLGINFGKLGFLAEFDANAFSKHAATLLAGRGQIRKVSALEARVSRKGEEIARQVAINDVAICNGAPFRMIELGLCIDGAPSESAPRVAGDGLIIATPTGSTAYNAAAGGPILEPTLEAMVVTPIAAHSLSFRPIVVPGRSCIEVVAHRVNHAEGHEPTAGTCAVLDGQHSVPLERGDVVRVTVSDRPLSLVVNPDRSYWHTLIHKLRWASTPGG, from the coding sequence ATGCCCGACCCCGCGGCCCCGCCGACCGTCACCCGAGTCTCGCTCGTCGTCAACTCGGGCAAGCCTGAGGCCGTCGACGCCGCCAAAGCCGTCCGCCGGGCAATCGAGTCGCATGCCCGGCTGGTGGGCGAATTCGACTCGACCGACGAACACGCGGCTCTGGCGGACGGCGTCGACCTCGCGATCGTGCTGGGCGGCGACGGCACCATCCTGGGCCTGGCTCGGAGCGCCGTGGAGGCAGGCGTCGCCGTGCTCGGCATCAACTTTGGAAAGCTCGGCTTCCTGGCCGAGTTCGACGCCAACGCGTTCTCGAAGCACGCTGCGACCCTCCTGGCCGGTCGAGGCCAGATCCGGAAGGTCTCCGCGCTTGAAGCCCGCGTATCGCGGAAGGGCGAGGAAATCGCCCGGCAGGTCGCCATCAACGACGTGGCGATCTGCAACGGCGCTCCATTCCGCATGATCGAACTTGGCCTGTGCATCGACGGCGCGCCTTCGGAAAGCGCACCCCGCGTCGCGGGCGATGGCCTGATCATCGCGACGCCCACCGGCAGCACGGCCTACAACGCCGCCGCGGGCGGACCCATCCTGGAACCCACGCTCGAGGCGATGGTCGTGACGCCGATCGCAGCCCATTCGCTCAGCTTCCGGCCCATCGTGGTGCCGGGCCGAAGCTGCATCGAGGTCGTCGCGCACCGCGTGAATCACGCCGAGGGCCACGAACCAACGGCAGGCACGTGCGCCGTGCTCGACGGCCAGCACTCGGTGCCGCTCGAGCGCGGCGACGTCGTGCGCGTCACGGTGAGCGACCGGCCGCTTAGCCTGGTCGTGAATCCTGATCGCAGCTACTGGCACACGCTCATCCACAAGCTGCGGTGGGCGAGCACGCCTGGTGGATAG
- a CDS encoding YqaE/Pmp3 family membrane protein: MLVIKIILAIFLPPVAALLQVGVGLHFWLNILLTILGWLPGQIHAIWLIASKHEPSG; the protein is encoded by the coding sequence TTGCTCGTCATCAAGATCATCCTGGCAATCTTCCTGCCACCGGTTGCGGCGCTGCTGCAGGTCGGTGTCGGCTTGCACTTCTGGCTCAACATCCTCCTGACGATCCTGGGCTGGTTGCCCGGGCAGATCCATGCGATCTGGCTCATCGCCTCCAAGCACGAGCCGAGCGGCTAA
- the dpsA gene encoding DNA starvation/stationary phase protection protein DpsA — MSTTPWRDPDFIEENPINLPEESAKQIIPELDAHLASFFVLFHQYQKHHWLVEGPQFRDIHHFLEENYNEVHKQLDAIAERVTAIGGVPTSSPTSQSKLAYIEHEPEGVFRIRDMLERDRSAEGHIAAKLRSTIRLCTEHGDFGSETLLKKILLKVEDRAHHLDHFLGEDSLGMALDGSAQEA; from the coding sequence ATGAGTACGACTCCCTGGCGCGACCCGGACTTCATCGAAGAGAATCCGATCAATCTGCCCGAAGAATCAGCGAAGCAGATCATCCCCGAGCTCGATGCACATCTCGCGTCGTTCTTCGTGCTCTTCCACCAGTATCAAAAGCATCACTGGCTCGTGGAGGGGCCGCAGTTCCGCGACATCCATCACTTCCTGGAAGAGAACTACAACGAAGTGCACAAGCAACTCGACGCGATTGCGGAGCGCGTCACTGCAATTGGCGGGGTGCCGACGAGCAGCCCCACGAGCCAGTCGAAGCTGGCCTACATCGAGCACGAGCCAGAGGGTGTCTTCCGCATCCGCGACATGCTCGAGCGAGATCGTTCTGCCGAGGGCCACATTGCCGCAAAGCTCCGCAGCACGATCAGGCTGTGCACCGAGCACGGCGACTTTGGCAGCGAGACGCTCCTCAAGAAGATTCTCTTGAAGGTCGAAGACCGGGCCCATCACCTCGATCACTTCCTGGGAGAGGACTCCCTGGGCATGGCTCTCGACGGCTCCGCTCAGGAGGCGTAG
- a CDS encoding HAMP domain-containing sensor histidine kinase, with protein sequence MPLRLRITLWVVAISVAVQLTLSLLIVLFHRESVRANNVARLVDAAAAIAAEAPEDADQLLPTLTADQIQLRWFGRVAAIDGRAGRGVQVFGAFDAVEIDLLRDATDSGDFGQAGRRDAGRARGFYFAAEPYGEAGRLILATPVSEASFPLRTITNALLLLLPAGVAASGVSAWYIAGLAVRPIRRMQHFAEELSAENVQDSIELEDSAPELDALRDELAQAMRRISAGYDAQARFLANVSHEIKTPISVVRTEGEVLMAGQPTVEELSDFVHSTVEEMDRLGRMVESFLLLTRVRQGKTTVQAQGHDANDILMQSVAGCVAMARQYGVRLEPVLYDGEDPPKIEGNADLLNTAIGNLIRNAIRFAPRGSSVRITCALRKRRVIFRVRDFGPGVPPEVMERLFEPFTQSVEERRRGRGTGLGLQISHGIAELHNGEVRVRNLEKGCEFSIRLQRKQEEPAPPAQDEERFT encoded by the coding sequence GTGCCGCTGCGCCTACGCATCACGCTGTGGGTGGTGGCGATCTCGGTAGCCGTGCAGCTCACGCTCTCACTGCTGATCGTGCTCTTCCATCGCGAGAGCGTGCGGGCCAACAACGTGGCCCGTCTCGTCGACGCCGCCGCCGCCATCGCCGCTGAGGCTCCCGAAGACGCGGACCAGTTGCTTCCCACGCTGACCGCTGACCAGATCCAGCTTCGTTGGTTCGGACGCGTCGCGGCGATCGACGGTCGTGCCGGCCGGGGCGTGCAGGTCTTTGGCGCCTTCGATGCGGTCGAAATCGATCTGCTGCGAGACGCCACCGACAGCGGCGACTTCGGCCAAGCCGGCCGGCGTGATGCCGGGCGGGCTCGCGGCTTTTATTTTGCCGCCGAGCCGTACGGCGAGGCCGGGAGACTCATCCTGGCCACGCCGGTCAGTGAGGCCAGCTTTCCGCTGCGGACCATCACCAACGCCCTGCTCCTGCTCTTGCCGGCGGGCGTCGCCGCCTCGGGCGTGTCGGCATGGTACATCGCGGGCCTTGCCGTGAGACCGATCCGGCGGATGCAGCACTTTGCCGAGGAGCTGTCCGCCGAGAACGTACAAGACTCGATCGAGCTCGAAGATAGCGCGCCCGAGCTCGATGCCCTTCGCGACGAGTTGGCACAAGCCATGCGACGCATCTCGGCCGGGTACGACGCCCAAGCCCGCTTCCTCGCCAACGTGTCGCACGAGATCAAGACGCCCATCAGCGTGGTTCGCACCGAGGGCGAGGTGCTCATGGCCGGCCAGCCAACCGTCGAGGAACTGTCGGACTTCGTCCACTCGACAGTAGAGGAGATGGACCGCTTGGGCCGCATGGTCGAGAGCTTCTTGCTGCTCACGCGCGTCCGGCAGGGCAAGACCACGGTGCAGGCCCAGGGCCACGATGCCAACGACATCCTGATGCAGTCGGTTGCCGGATGCGTTGCGATGGCGCGGCAGTACGGCGTGCGCCTCGAGCCCGTCTTGTACGACGGCGAAGACCCGCCCAAGATCGAGGGCAATGCCGACCTGCTCAACACCGCTATTGGCAACCTCATCCGCAACGCCATCCGTTTCGCGCCGCGAGGCTCGAGCGTCCGCATCACCTGCGCTTTGCGCAAGCGGAGGGTCATCTTCCGCGTACGAGACTTTGGACCCGGTGTGCCGCCCGAGGTCATGGAGCGCCTCTTCGAGCCCTTTACCCAGAGCGTGGAGGAACGGCGGCGCGGCCGCGGAACGGGTCTGGGCCTGCAGATCTCGCACGGCATCGCTGAGTTGCACAACGGCGAGGTCCGCGTACGCAATCTCGAGAAGGGCTGCGAGTTCTCGATCCGCCTGCAGCGCAAGCAAGAGGAGCCTGCACCTCCCGCGCAAGATGAAGAGCGTTTCACGTAA
- a CDS encoding response regulator transcription factor: MRILVIEDNPKMALAIQKGLTEHGFAADVSNTGYEGEELASGGNYDLVLLDLMLPDRDGIEVCRNLRRRKVATPVIMLTALSAIEEKIDGLDAGADDYITKPFQFEELLARIRAILRRGEASESRVLRCDDLELDLYTRHATRGDTQVELSNKEFALLEFLMRNQNRVLSRIQIGEKVWDMNFEPTSNVIDVYVSALRRKLDRGFDTQLIHTIKGAGYRFGVIDARSGV, encoded by the coding sequence ATGCGCATCCTTGTCATTGAAGATAATCCCAAGATGGCGCTCGCGATCCAGAAGGGGCTCACCGAGCACGGCTTCGCCGCCGATGTCTCCAACACCGGCTACGAAGGCGAGGAACTCGCCAGCGGTGGCAACTACGACCTCGTGCTACTCGACTTGATGCTGCCCGATCGCGACGGCATCGAGGTCTGCCGGAACCTGCGCCGCCGCAAGGTTGCGACGCCCGTGATCATGCTGACCGCCCTGTCGGCCATCGAAGAGAAGATCGACGGCCTGGACGCGGGCGCCGACGACTACATCACCAAGCCGTTCCAGTTCGAGGAGTTGCTGGCCCGCATCCGGGCCATTTTGCGGCGGGGCGAGGCAAGCGAGAGCCGCGTGCTTCGTTGCGACGACCTGGAACTGGACCTCTACACCCGGCATGCGACCCGGGGCGATACGCAGGTCGAGCTGTCGAACAAGGAGTTCGCGCTGCTCGAGTTCCTGATGCGCAACCAGAATCGCGTCCTGAGCCGCATCCAGATCGGCGAAAAAGTCTGGGACATGAACTTCGAGCCCACCAGCAACGTCATCGACGTCTACGTCTCGGCCCTCCGAAGGAAGCTCGACCGCGGCTTCGACACCCAGCTCATCCACACGATCAAGGGCGCCGGCTATCGATTCGGCGTGATCGATGCCCGCTCGGGCGTCTGA